The Methanococcoides sp. LMO-2 region CAGTAATAATTACAGTAAGGAATACCAGGCCAACAAGTTCCTGCCCGCCAGCCATATTTAGACCATTTAGCTTGATAGCGAAATAGGTTGCAATGGATGCAGGAACTACACCACGTGGTCCTACAAATGATATGAAGAGCTTCTCTTTCGTCCTGAAGGTAGTCCTTGCAGTACTGGCGAACACAGCAAGTGGCCTGACAAAGAATATAAGCAGCAATACAACAACAATTCCGGCAGCGCCTATCCTGAAGATGTCCTCGAACTTCAGCATCGCAGCCAGTAGAATGAATATCAAAGAAAGCATCATGACCACAAGGTCTGATTTGAATTCCTTCAGCGCTGCCTTGTAAGGAACATTGGAAGTACCTACAATAATACCGAACAGGGCTACTGCAAGAATTCCTGATTCATTACCCAAAGACTCTGCTATGACAAAGACCGTTATTACGGATGTAAGTGTCACAAAACGGACGACCTGTTCCGAAAGGACAGAATGAGACAGGAACCGGGTAAGCAAAAAGCCTCCTGCTGCACCCATGATAAGACCAAGTAGAGCCCTGTAGAGCAAAAATCCAACTACCTCAAACCCTGTTAGTCCGGAAATTATGACCTCAAAAACAAGTGCTGCCAGTATCACGCACACAGCATCGTTAAGCACACCTTCAAGTTCAAGTGCTTTGCTTACCCTGTGATTTACACGCACCTGCCTTACAACAGGAGTTATGACTGTCGGACCTGTTGCGGTCACCAGGGCACCAAATGCAGCAGAGATCTCCAGAGGAAGACCAACTATCAGATGGGTAAAGAGTGTCGCACATACAAAGGTAATTATAACGCCTACAGAGATTAGACTGACAACACCCTGCTGGATAGACCTCACTGATTTTATATCAATATGAAGGCCACCGTCGAAAACAATAACTGCCACACATAACGAAACGATAGCTGTCAGCCCCTCACCAAGAAGAGTAGGGTCCAATATTCCGAGCACCTCCGGTCCAATGATGATACCTTCGATCAGAAGGAAGATAAGAACAGGCATCTTGAACAATTTGCTCAGACTCTGGGCCACCAGGCTCATTACCAATACAGCAAGTGCGATCTGCAATAAGTATATAGATGATTCCACGGTCAGTCTCCTGAAGGCTGTCAATTATGTACAAACCTAAATAACGTTGTGTAAATAACGCCATTAAAATATAAATTGTTTTTCAAAACTAAACACTGACAGAAGTTATCAGTGGAATTATAGTTCTGCAGAATGCATACCATACAAGGTATAAACAGAGTGAAAAAGCTATTTCAAAAAGAAGAAATGTAGACCGGGATAAAGCCGGTCCACTTATTGAATTTATGCGATGGTTTCCCTGAACTTGTCACAGCAGTTGATGTTGATGCCGAGGAGCTTCTCGATGTTCATCTTAGCTGCAATACCCTTTGCACAGCCTGGTACAGAGGTGATTACACCGATGTCGAGCTCTTCCCTGACTTCCCTCATGACGTACTCGTCTGAAAGGTCAGCATTCTCTACACCGAGCTTCTTTGAAACGTAGTCCTTTGCTTCGCCGATTCTCATGCTCTTTGTGAACTGCATCCTTGCAACAAGGTCACCAGCTGCTCTCATACCGGTCATACCGGAAGCCATGATGTGTGCAATTGGCATACCGAGTGGGTCACCGACTCCGATCTATATACCGTCGACGCCTGCGATCTCGACCATTGCCTTGCTTGCCCTGGTTACTGCATCTATTGGTGGTGTCTCAAGCATTGGGATACCGCCGACACCCATACCCATATCGACGTGACATGGAATTGGAGATGCCTCAACAGCTGCCTTCATGAATGTAACTGCACGACCAAGGTTCCATGCGGAGGTCTTGCTTGTGTTGGTGTTACATACTGGACCGAAGGTGTTTGCTCCTGCCTTTGCTGCAAGTGGTGCCTGCTGGTGTGGCCAGAGACCTGCAAGAACTGTACCATCATACTCAAGCTGTCCGTGCATACCGAGAACAAGTTCTCCTGCCATACCAGCGTTGATGTACATGTTAGGGAATTCCTTCCTGAGTGCTTCGATTGAGTAGAAGGAAGCGTATGCGTCACCGTCACCAGCTGCACCGATGGTATCGAAGTTGACACCGTCACAGCCGACGTGCATAAGTCTCTGCATGATCCAGGTCATGTCACGGATTCCGTGGTCACCAGCTTTCTGGATGGATTCCTGAGCTTCAGAGATCTTGAAAGCCTTCATGAGGTCGCCTGGGTTCTCGAATGGACCATCAGGAGTGTAGTACAGACCCATGTTTGGCATTGCACCGTAGAGCATAGGGATAACCATGTTCTGCTGGCAAACTTCCATTGTCTGCTGTTCCTGTGCGATAACTGGCTTGACTGGCTTGAAACTGTAGTCGATGTGACCGAGTTCCATTGTGTCTGCACCAAATGCACGCTCGTGCATCATGGAACCGACAAGTCTGCTTGCAGGAATACCTACACCGCTGTTACCCTGGTCACCATCGATCCTGATTGCACCGATATCGTGGGTTACAGGAACTTCCATACCTGGCTCTACACCAACGATCCTGTTAGGGTTGATGATGATCTCGAGCATCTTCTCCATTTCATCTTCGGAAAGTGCTGCAATGTCACCAAGGTCTGCTGCATCTGCACAACCTGCTTCGATGTCAGCCATGATGTCTTCCTTGTTCATGAAGATCTTTGCACCATCGCCCATTCTAAGGGAATATTCTGTTGCCATGTTTACACCTTAAATTAATTGATGAACTTATAAGAGAAGCTCTTTTGCTTTTGCTACTGCTTCACTTGCATTTTCTGCATAGCAGTCTGCGCCGATCTTCTTTGCCCATGCATCTGTTGCTGGTGCGCCACCGACCATGACCTTAATGCCATCTCTCATACCGTTCTCCTTGAGGA contains the following coding sequences:
- a CDS encoding cation:proton antiporter codes for the protein MESSIYLLQIALAVLVMSLVAQSLSKLFKMPVLIFLLIEGIIIGPEVLGILDPTLLGEGLTAIVSLCVAVIVFDGGLHIDIKSVRSIQQGVVSLISVGVIITFVCATLFTHLIVGLPLEISAAFGALVTATGPTVITPVVRQVRVNHRVSKALELEGVLNDAVCVILAALVFEVIISGLTGFEVVGFLLYRALLGLIMGAAGGFLLTRFLSHSVLSEQVVRFVTLTSVITVFVIAESLGNESGILAVALFGIIVGTSNVPYKAALKEFKSDLVVMMLSLIFILLAAMLKFEDIFRIGAAGIVVVLLLIFFVRPLAVFASTARTTFRTKEKLFISFVGPRGVVPASIATYFAIKLNGLNMAGGQELVGLVFLTVIITVFMTGFLSKYVARFLGVIPMEILVVGGGEVGRILSERFEKRGENVIVIESSEENCQRLMKSGIRVIHGDAEDVNVLKKAGIENAKYVIASTDQDNTNLLVSQIAKTKFGFKEDQIIARVNNMENLHAFWDLEIRAMSPAMSTALFLDNMVGRPHMFSMCEVGEGGDILEVKVTNPKVAGKAIKELSLPEDSLLLMVRRGEESFIANGNLVLEFDDMVTVIGEGDAAKIVADLLGR